Proteins from a genomic interval of Harpia harpyja isolate bHarHar1 chromosome 9, bHarHar1 primary haplotype, whole genome shotgun sequence:
- the NAXE gene encoding NAD(P)H-hydrate epimerase, whose amino-acid sequence MPGPRALLGLGLLVAAGVRAGGRCPNRGWDRDRERCRPHRAMHGPNAGSGPRGLRFLGQEEAQAIDQELFTEYKFSVDQLMELAGLSCATAIAKAYPPSSFTTSQPAVLVVCGPGNNGGDGLVCARHLKMFGYQPTVYYPKRPNKPLFEGLTTQCQKMDIPFLPEFPAEAALIDELYGLVVDAIFGFSFKGAVREPFGSILSTLEHVTVPIASIDIPSGWDVEKGKVDGLQPDMLISLTAPKKAAMHFAGRYHFLGGRFVPAALQEKYTLNLPPYPETDCVLQLT is encoded by the exons ATGCCGGGACCGCGGGCGCTGCTGGGACTGGGGCTGCTGGTAGCGGCAGGGGTTCGGGCGGGGGGACGCTGCCCGAACCGGGGCTGGGACCGGGACCGAGAGCGGTGCCGTCCCCACCGCGCCATGCACGGGCCTAACGCGGGGTCCGGCCCGCGGGGGCTCCGCTTCCTCGG gcaggaggaggcCCAGGCCATCGACCAGGAGCTCTTCACCGAGTACAAGTTCAGCGTGGATCAGCTGAtggagctggcagggctgagctgtgccaCCGCCATCGCCAAG GCCTACCCACCCAGCTCGTTCACCACCAGCCAGCCTGCCGTGCTGGTGGTGTGTGGGCCGGGGAACAACGGTGGCGACGGCTTGGTCTGCGCCCGACACCTGAAAATGTTT GGCTACCAGCCAACCGTGTATTACCCCAAACGCCCCAACAAGCCCCTGTTTGAAGGTTTAACCACCCAGTGCCAGAAGATGGACATCCCCTTCCTCCCCGAGTTCCCGGCCGAG GCTGCGCTCATCGATGAGCTCTATGGCCTGGTGGTGGATGCAATTTTCGGGTTCAGCTTCAAGGGAGCAGTGCGGGAGCCCTTCGGCAGCATCCTCAGCACCCTTGAGCACGTCACAGTGCCCATCGCCAGCATCGACATTCCCTCAG GCTGGGAtgtggagaaggggaaggtggaCGGTCTCCAGCCCGACATGCTCATCTCCCTCACGGCGCCCAAGAAGGCAGCAATGCATTTTGCCGGCCGCTACCACTTCCTCGGGGGCAGGTTTGTGCCTGCCGCGCTCCAGGAGAAATACACTTTAAACCTGCCACCGTACCCCGAGACAGACTGTGTCCTGCAGCTGACCTAG
- the GPATCH4 gene encoding G patch domain-containing protein 4, giving the protein MSGPELPGRGMRFAESQLRRHGWRRGQGLGKREDGIAEAIRVKVKCGTAGVGHDAAEPFSFHWWDHVFNRAAANIAVEAGQDGISMKTLSEQGVRISNKKPCKASSAGSMLYGRFVKSATLTACREESTKLPSGSESSEEEKLDLSSARRLTDEELMRACGGRTAHKGARHGLTMSAKLARLEEQEQAFLTTYRHKEWQHEPPDSSHPAESQEKKKKKRKQSRDGADPEVLQGQEPSREEEVAGQEGKVVKRKKKKKKDQEPSREEEVAGKEGKATKRKKKKKKEEEEEEKEEPVETEVPLEDTDGPDQAGHGPRKRRKKRKKEPE; this is encoded by the exons ATGAGCGGCCCGGAGCTGCCGGGGCGTGGGATGCGGTTTGCGGAGAGCCAGCTACGGCGGCACGGCTGGCGGCGAG ggcaggggctggggaagcGGGAGGACGGCATCGCCGAGGCCATCCGGGTGAAGGTGAAATGCGGCACAGCGGGG GTGGGACACGACGCAGCGGAGCCCTTCTCCTTCCACTGGTGGGATCATGTCTTCAACAGGGCGGCTGCCAACATCGCTGTGGAGGCTGGGCAG gATGGCATCTCCATGAAGACGCTTTCCGAGCAGGGAGTCAGAATCAGCAATAAGAAGCCCTGCAAGGCCAGCAGCGCTGGCAGCATGCTGTATGGCCGCTTTGTGAAG tcAGCCACACTCACAGCATGCAGGGAGGAGTCCACGAAGCTGCCCTCCGGCTCAGAGAGCAGCGAGGAGGAGAAGCTTGACCTCTCTTCGGCCAGGAG GCTGACGGATGAGGAGCTGATGCGAGCGTGTGGGGGCCGCACAGCACACAA GGGTGCCCGTCATGGCCTGACCATGAGCGCCAAGCTGGCACgcctggaggagcaggagcaagCCTTCCTGACCACATACCGACACAAGGAGTGGCAGCATGAGCCACCAGACAGCAGCCACCCAGCAgagagccaggaaaaaaagaagaaaaaaaggaaacagtccAGGGACGGAGCCGATCCCGAAGTGCTGCAGGGCCAGGAGCCAAGCAGAGAAGAGGAGGTGGCAGGACAGGAAGGGAAGGttgtgaagaggaagaagaagaagaagaaggaccAGGAGCCAAGCAGAGAAGAGGAGGTggcaggaaaggaagggaaggctacaaagaggaagaagaagaagaagaaggaggaggaggaggaggagaaagaagagccAGTTGAGACAGAGGTACCTCTAGAAGACACAGATGGGCCAGACCAGGCTGGGCACGGCcccaggaagaggaggaagaagaggaagaaggagccCGAGTGA